One genomic segment of Thermovibrio guaymasensis includes these proteins:
- the thrS gene encoding threonine--tRNA ligase produces the protein MIEIKLPDGSTLEFDRPVTVKEIASKISKSLEKNAVGAVFNGQIVDLHTPIKESGEIRILTPKDPESLEILRHSTAHILAKAVKNLYGKEKVKLGIGPATEEGFYYDFDLPETISQEDLEKIEREMERIVKEKEPFRREAISRERARELFKGDQYKLELLESIPEGEEISIYWLGEDFFDLCRGPHVENAGQVKAFKLLSTAGAYWRGDSRNKMLQRIYGTAFWKKSQLKEYLKRLEEAKKRDHRVIGKQLDLFGIYEEAGPGLVFWHPNGAVIRQEIEKWVEEEHRKRGYQRIYTPHIMKADLWKISGHYNFYRENMFFVPVVEHNEEERLGNEEVPLTCEEIEKAHWYAVKPMNCPGHILIYKSQPRSHRELPIRFFELGTVYRYEKSGSLHGLLRVRGFTQDDGHIFCRPDQLKEEIQGVMDYILELLRIFNLDYIINIGTKPEKYIGSDEAWEHATKALIDALEERGFEYNIVEGDGAFYGPKIDIAVLDAIGRKWDGPTIQVDFNLPERFDLTYVDRDGQKKRPVMVHRAIMGSIERFIGLLIEHYAGLFPTWLAPVQVVVIPVSDKFLDYAEQVYRKLKDAGVRVKLDDESAKVGYKIRKAETQKIPYMLIVGAKEMENGTVSVRSKREGELGTMTIEEFLDKIQTEIKEKR, from the coding sequence ATGATTGAGATAAAGTTACCTGATGGAAGTACTCTAGAGTTTGACAGGCCTGTAACTGTAAAGGAAATCGCTTCAAAGATATCAAAAAGCCTTGAAAAGAACGCAGTAGGAGCGGTCTTTAACGGCCAGATCGTTGACCTCCACACTCCTATTAAGGAAAGTGGAGAGATAAGGATACTAACTCCTAAAGACCCTGAAAGCCTTGAAATACTAAGGCACAGTACAGCTCACATTCTAGCAAAGGCCGTCAAGAACCTCTACGGAAAGGAGAAAGTTAAACTGGGTATAGGCCCGGCAACTGAGGAGGGCTTCTACTACGACTTTGACCTTCCCGAGACCATCTCCCAAGAAGACCTAGAGAAGATAGAGAGGGAGATGGAGAGGATAGTAAAGGAAAAAGAGCCCTTTAGGAGAGAAGCGATAAGCAGGGAAAGGGCTAGGGAGCTCTTTAAAGGTGACCAGTATAAACTGGAGCTCTTAGAATCAATTCCTGAAGGAGAGGAAATCTCAATCTACTGGCTCGGAGAGGACTTCTTTGACCTTTGTAGGGGGCCTCACGTTGAGAACGCCGGACAAGTAAAGGCCTTTAAGCTCCTATCAACTGCCGGCGCCTACTGGAGGGGCGACTCAAGGAACAAGATGCTCCAGAGGATCTACGGAACCGCATTCTGGAAGAAGAGTCAGCTTAAAGAGTACCTAAAACGCTTAGAGGAAGCAAAGAAGAGGGACCACAGGGTTATAGGTAAACAGCTTGACCTTTTTGGAATTTACGAGGAGGCCGGCCCCGGACTCGTCTTCTGGCATCCAAACGGCGCCGTAATCAGGCAGGAAATAGAGAAGTGGGTTGAGGAGGAGCACAGGAAGAGGGGATACCAGAGGATCTACACTCCCCACATAATGAAGGCAGACCTCTGGAAAATCTCCGGCCACTACAACTTCTACAGGGAAAACATGTTCTTCGTTCCAGTGGTTGAGCACAATGAAGAGGAGAGACTTGGAAACGAGGAAGTTCCTCTAACCTGTGAGGAAATTGAAAAGGCCCACTGGTACGCAGTAAAGCCAATGAACTGCCCTGGCCACATCCTCATATACAAATCCCAACCCAGGAGCCACAGGGAGCTCCCAATCCGCTTCTTTGAGCTCGGAACAGTTTACAGGTACGAAAAGAGCGGTTCCCTCCACGGTTTACTGAGGGTCAGGGGCTTCACACAGGACGACGGCCATATCTTCTGTCGCCCCGACCAGCTCAAAGAGGAAATTCAAGGCGTAATGGACTACATACTGGAGCTCCTTAGAATATTCAACCTTGACTACATAATCAACATAGGAACAAAGCCAGAAAAGTACATAGGAAGTGATGAGGCCTGGGAGCATGCAACAAAGGCCCTAATAGACGCCCTCGAAGAGAGGGGATTTGAGTACAACATAGTTGAGGGAGATGGGGCCTTCTACGGGCCAAAGATTGACATAGCCGTCTTAGACGCAATTGGAAGGAAGTGGGACGGCCCAACGATTCAGGTTGACTTTAACCTTCCAGAGAGGTTTGACCTAACCTACGTAGACAGGGACGGACAGAAGAAGCGTCCGGTTATGGTCCACAGGGCAATAATGGGAAGTATAGAAAGATTTATCGGCCTCCTCATAGAACACTACGCAGGCCTCTTCCCAACCTGGCTTGCACCTGTTCAGGTTGTAGTTATCCCTGTTAGCGACAAGTTCCTTGATTACGCAGAGCAGGTCTACAGAAAGTTAAAGGACGCCGGAGTAAGGGTAAAACTTGACGACGAAAGCGCAAAGGTCGGCTATAAAATCAGGAAAGCTGAAACCCAGAAAATCCCCTACATGCTTATCGTGGGAGCTAAAGAGATGGAAAATGGAACGGTTTCAGTCAGATCAAAGAGAGAAGGGGAACTTGGAACCATGACAATAGAAGAGTTTTTGGATAAAATCCAAACTGAAATAAAAGAAAAACGCTAA
- the purF gene encoding amidophosphoribosyltransferase yields the protein MKEYCGVFGIYNNPNAAYYTYLGLYALQHRGQESAGIAVTDGNRIAYHRDFGLVSSVFKDENLKRLTGHVAVGHNRYSTSGASDSPDNIQPIVVSFKNGQMAIAHNGNLVNALKLREELEEEGSIFRGTSDSEVIVHLIVKSKKKKFLDKLMDALGKLKGAYSLLVMTNKKLIAIRDPWGFRPLCMGELDGSPVFASETCAFDLIGAKYIRDVEPGEIVLIENGQMRSYRIPGSEGARKSQCIFEFVYFARPDSKIFGRSVYEVRKEFGRRLARENPVEADIVVPVPDSGVVPALGYSQESGIPFELALIRNHYVGRTFIKPQQKMRDIGVKVKLNPVPELLKGKRVIVIDDSIVRGTTSRKIVRMLREAGAKEVHMRISSPPTKWPCYFGIDTPTKEQLIASSHSVEEICHYIEADSLGYLSLEGMIEAAGGGKENFCTACFDGDYPIEVPETIIKQAKKD from the coding sequence ATGAAAGAGTACTGCGGAGTTTTTGGAATATACAACAACCCAAACGCAGCTTACTATACTTACCTTGGTCTCTACGCTCTTCAGCACAGGGGACAGGAGAGCGCCGGAATTGCAGTAACCGATGGAAATAGAATCGCCTACCACAGGGACTTTGGTCTAGTCTCATCCGTATTTAAGGATGAAAACTTAAAGAGACTTACCGGACACGTAGCCGTGGGCCACAACAGATATTCAACTTCAGGAGCTTCAGACTCGCCAGATAACATTCAGCCGATAGTTGTCTCCTTTAAAAACGGACAGATGGCTATAGCCCACAACGGAAACCTGGTAAACGCTCTTAAACTGAGGGAAGAACTGGAAGAGGAAGGTTCAATATTTAGGGGAACTTCCGATTCAGAAGTTATAGTTCACCTAATAGTCAAGTCTAAGAAAAAGAAGTTCCTTGACAAACTAATGGATGCCTTAGGTAAGCTCAAAGGAGCCTACTCCCTCCTTGTTATGACCAACAAGAAATTAATAGCGATTAGGGATCCTTGGGGATTCAGGCCACTGTGTATGGGTGAACTTGATGGAAGTCCAGTCTTTGCCTCAGAGACCTGTGCATTTGACCTGATTGGAGCTAAGTACATAAGGGACGTTGAGCCGGGAGAAATAGTCTTGATTGAAAACGGTCAGATGAGGAGCTACAGGATTCCCGGCTCAGAAGGAGCAAGGAAATCCCAGTGTATCTTTGAGTTTGTCTACTTTGCAAGGCCGGACAGCAAAATATTTGGGAGAAGCGTTTACGAAGTAAGAAAGGAGTTTGGAAGGAGACTTGCCAGGGAGAACCCAGTTGAGGCTGATATAGTCGTTCCAGTCCCAGACTCTGGAGTAGTTCCGGCACTAGGTTACTCCCAGGAGTCGGGAATCCCCTTTGAGCTTGCCCTAATTAGGAACCACTATGTCGGAAGGACTTTTATAAAGCCCCAACAGAAGATGAGGGATATAGGAGTAAAAGTAAAGTTAAATCCGGTACCAGAGTTACTTAAAGGTAAGAGGGTAATAGTTATAGACGACTCAATAGTAAGGGGAACTACGAGCAGGAAGATAGTAAGGATGCTCAGGGAAGCTGGAGCAAAGGAAGTCCACATGAGGATCAGCTCTCCTCCAACAAAGTGGCCCTGCTACTTCGGAATTGACACTCCCACTAAAGAGCAACTAATTGCCTCTTCCCACTCTGTTGAGGAGATCTGCCACTACATTGAGGCTGACTCTTTAGGGTACTTGTCCCTTGAGGGAATGATTGAAGCAGCAGGAGGAGGTAAGGAAAACTTCTGTACAGCCTGCTTTGACGGAGACTACCCGATAGAAGTTCCCGAAACGATAATCAAACAGGCTAAGAAAGATTAG
- the purC gene encoding phosphoribosylaminoimidazolesuccinocarboxamide synthase, whose translation MEKREKLYEGKAKVLYKTDSDNLLVAYFKDDTTAFDGAKKEVLEDKGVINCAISTVIFKYLEKHGIKTHFVERLSPREMLVKKCEIIPVEVVVRNVAAGSFSRRYGVEEGTPLKEPLVEYFYKNDQLHDPMVCPNHVYLFGWATREELGQMTKTALEVNGLLKKFFDEIDIQLVDFKLEFGRCNGEILLADEITPDSCRLWDKSSGEVLDKDRFRKEMGKVVESYKEVYRRIMDRYEEVEE comes from the coding sequence ATGGAAAAGAGAGAAAAGCTCTACGAAGGGAAAGCAAAGGTTCTCTATAAAACCGATAGTGATAACCTCCTTGTTGCCTACTTTAAAGATGACACTACGGCCTTTGATGGAGCTAAGAAGGAAGTCCTTGAGGATAAGGGCGTGATAAACTGTGCCATCTCAACAGTTATATTTAAGTACCTTGAAAAGCACGGAATAAAGACCCACTTTGTTGAAAGGCTATCTCCAAGGGAGATGCTTGTAAAGAAGTGTGAGATTATTCCAGTTGAAGTAGTAGTTAGAAACGTTGCTGCCGGCAGTTTCTCAAGGAGGTATGGAGTAGAGGAGGGAACTCCTTTAAAGGAGCCTTTAGTTGAATACTTCTACAAGAACGATCAGCTTCACGACCCGATGGTCTGTCCAAATCACGTTTACCTCTTTGGTTGGGCTACGAGGGAGGAGCTCGGTCAGATGACAAAGACCGCCCTTGAAGTAAACGGGCTCCTTAAGAAGTTCTTTGACGAGATAGACATTCAGCTTGTTGACTTTAAGCTGGAGTTTGGAAGGTGCAACGGTGAAATCCTTTTAGCAGACGAGATCACTCCAGACTCATGCCGTCTCTGGGATAAGTCTTCAGGTGAAGTACTTGATAAGGATAGGTTCAGGAAGGAAATGGGTAAGGTAGTTGAAAGTTATAAAGAGGTTTATAGGAGAATAATGGACAGGTACGAGGAGGTTGAGGAGTAA
- a CDS encoding aminopeptidase codes for MWDWKDEEVKRGVRKVLKQNLCCGRDDKLAILTDTYKERVGELLFWEATNLNIPVFHHTYQPTGRHGLEPPESVWRAVFGQEFVEEVKEKGLFERILKKELSSSDELEVKEILLETTSPNQLPTAVIAVNQHSISHTLFRELCSEFLSIRFASMPLFEPFMFYTSLQANWNLVSRRSIEIASLLTDSVSARITCPLGTDLKFSLDGREGLADTGKICSPGDFGNLPAGEAFVAPVEGTAEGVFVTRYAPDRELKSPVKFIVESGRVREALGEDDFSTFINSLIHKERNADNVAEFGVGTNERAKVKTNILEAEKILGTCHIALGDNSSFGGKVKANLHIDLLIERPTVILELKNGRDFVLMEDGELKV; via the coding sequence ATGTGGGACTGGAAGGATGAAGAGGTAAAGAGGGGGGTGAGGAAGGTCCTTAAGCAGAACCTTTGCTGTGGAAGGGATGATAAACTTGCCATTTTGACAGATACCTATAAGGAGAGGGTTGGGGAGCTCCTCTTCTGGGAGGCTACTAACCTAAATATTCCGGTTTTTCACCATACCTACCAGCCAACTGGAAGGCACGGCCTTGAGCCCCCTGAGAGCGTCTGGAGGGCAGTTTTCGGTCAGGAGTTCGTTGAAGAGGTTAAAGAGAAGGGGCTCTTTGAGAGGATTTTAAAGAAGGAGCTCTCGTCATCAGACGAACTTGAGGTAAAGGAGATACTCCTTGAAACAACTTCTCCAAATCAACTTCCAACTGCCGTAATAGCCGTTAACCAACACTCAATCTCCCATACCCTATTTAGGGAACTCTGTTCAGAGTTCCTCTCAATTCGATTTGCAAGTATGCCCCTCTTTGAACCCTTTATGTTCTATACCTCTTTACAGGCAAACTGGAACTTAGTTTCAAGGCGTTCTATAGAAATTGCCTCTCTCCTAACAGATTCAGTCTCTGCCCGTATTACCTGTCCCCTTGGAACAGATTTAAAGTTTTCCTTAGACGGAAGGGAAGGGCTTGCTGATACGGGGAAAATCTGTTCTCCGGGGGATTTTGGAAACCTTCCTGCAGGGGAAGCCTTTGTAGCTCCTGTTGAAGGAACTGCAGAGGGCGTTTTCGTAACCCGTTACGCTCCAGATAGGGAGCTTAAATCTCCAGTTAAGTTTATAGTTGAGTCTGGAAGGGTAAGGGAAGCTCTTGGGGAGGACGATTTCTCAACCTTCATCAATTCCTTGATCCATAAGGAGAGAAACGCAGATAACGTTGCAGAGTTTGGAGTTGGAACCAACGAAAGGGCTAAGGTTAAGACTAACATCTTAGAGGCTGAGAAGATCTTAGGAACCTGTCACATAGCCCTTGGAGATAACAGCTCCTTTGGGGGGAAGGTAAAGGCGAACCTCCACATAGACCTTTTAATTGAAAGGCCGACAGTTATCCTTGAGCTGAAGAACGGAAGGGATTTCGTTTTAATGGAGGACGGAGAGCTAAAAGTTTAA
- the rplT gene encoding 50S ribosomal protein L20 encodes MRVKYSPRRKRRKKLKKLTKGYFGGRSRLYRTMKIAVMKSLFYAYEHRRTKKRDFRRLWITRINAAVRPLGLNYSRFIHGLKKAGIELDRKILADLAVRDPEAFKAVVEKAKAALSA; translated from the coding sequence ATGAGGGTCAAGTACAGCCCAAGAAGGAAGAGAAGGAAGAAGCTTAAGAAGCTGACAAAGGGTTACTTTGGAGGTCGTTCAAGGCTCTACAGGACGATGAAAATTGCAGTAATGAAGTCCCTCTTTTACGCCTACGAGCACAGGAGAACGAAGAAGAGGGACTTTAGGAGACTTTGGATTACGAGGATTAACGCTGCAGTAAGGCCCCTTGGACTCAACTACAGCAGGTTTATTCACGGTCTTAAGAAGGCTGGAATTGAGCTTGACAGGAAAATACTTGCAGACCTCGCTGTAAGGGACCCTGAAGCCTTTAAAGCAGTTGTAGAAAAGGCAAAGGCAGCCCTTTCTGCTTAA
- the rpmI gene encoding 50S ribosomal protein L35, which produces MPKIKTRRSAAKRVKVTAKGKIKHWSPNKSHLLTKKNRRRKRRLKKAKYLEGAQAANYKQLVIYM; this is translated from the coding sequence ATGCCCAAGATAAAGACCCGTAGGTCTGCCGCCAAGAGGGTAAAAGTTACGGCAAAGGGGAAAATAAAGCACTGGTCCCCTAACAAGAGCCACCTCTTGACAAAGAAGAACAGGAGAAGGAAGAGAAGGCTTAAGAAGGCCAAGTATCTAGAAGGAGCTCAGGCAGCAAACTACAAACAGCTGGTCATCTACATGTAG
- the ribD gene encoding bifunctional diaminohydroxyphosphoribosylaminopyrimidine deaminase/5-amino-6-(5-phosphoribosylamino)uracil reductase RibD, with protein sequence MWVELTKDEWFMKLALSEGYKGKGKTLPNPAVGAVVVKDGKVISTGYHERAGLPHAERIALERAGKEAKGATLYVTLEPCNHYGRTPPCTEAIISAGIKKVVIGVRDPNPVASGGIERLKRAGIEVEVGVLERECFELIEDFVFNLKSPRPFVSLKLASTLDGAIADKEGNSKWITGKEARAYVHKLRSYYNAVMVGIGTVLKDDPLLTVREYPVEKQPFAVVVDPTLKIPTNCRLVKERASELVVITDQSSLLTYKAGILKDLGVKLLPVFGVEGVIDLTEALTSLKEELGVYSVLCEGGSSLAGYLLENSNVDKFYVFYAPKVLMGRDFIPIFRGSSRKLCEIFNFSLFSIETYGQDIVFKLYRKEIVKNII encoded by the coding sequence TTGTGGGTTGAACTGACAAAAGATGAATGGTTTATGAAGTTAGCTCTCTCTGAAGGTTATAAGGGAAAGGGAAAAACACTTCCAAACCCTGCCGTTGGTGCAGTTGTTGTTAAAGATGGTAAGGTAATTTCAACCGGATACCACGAGAGGGCAGGTTTGCCCCACGCTGAGAGGATTGCTCTTGAAAGAGCAGGGAAGGAAGCAAAGGGAGCTACCCTTTATGTTACTTTAGAACCCTGCAACCATTACGGAAGGACTCCTCCCTGTACAGAAGCCATAATCTCGGCGGGGATAAAAAAGGTTGTTATAGGCGTTAGGGATCCAAACCCTGTAGCTTCCGGTGGAATTGAAAGGTTAAAGAGGGCAGGTATAGAGGTTGAAGTAGGAGTTCTTGAAAGGGAGTGTTTTGAGCTCATAGAGGACTTTGTCTTTAACTTAAAAAGTCCTCGTCCGTTCGTTTCACTGAAACTAGCTTCAACCCTCGACGGAGCAATTGCCGATAAGGAAGGAAACTCAAAGTGGATAACAGGCAAAGAGGCAAGAGCTTACGTTCATAAACTTCGCTCTTACTACAACGCTGTAATGGTAGGAATAGGAACGGTTCTGAAAGACGATCCTCTTCTTACTGTTAGAGAATATCCTGTTGAAAAACAACCCTTTGCAGTTGTTGTTGATCCTACCTTAAAAATTCCTACTAACTGTCGATTAGTTAAAGAGAGGGCATCGGAGCTGGTTGTCATAACTGATCAGAGCTCTCTTCTAACCTACAAAGCTGGAATTTTGAAAGATTTGGGGGTCAAGCTACTTCCGGTTTTCGGGGTTGAGGGAGTTATAGATTTGACGGAGGCTTTAACCTCCTTAAAAGAGGAGCTGGGAGTATACTCGGTTCTATGTGAAGGAGGCAGCAGCTTGGCAGGATATCTCCTTGAAAATTCCAATGTTGATAAGTTCTATGTTTTTTATGCTCCTAAAGTTTTAATGGGTAGAGACTTTATTCCTATATTTAGAGGTAGCTCACGTAAGCTTTGTGAAATTTTCAACTTTAGCCTTTTCTCAATTGAAACTTATGGTCAGGATATTGTTTTTAAGCTTTATAGAAAGGAAATTGTTAAAAATATCATTTGA
- the trpS gene encoding tryptophan--tRNA ligase — MKRVLSGMRPTGKLHLGNYFGALKPWLELQDRAESFFFIADWHAITTSYQDTRDLAENTVQMMADWLACGLTPEKSTLFVQSWIKEHAELHLLLSMITPVRWLERNPTYKEMMENLKDREIATYGFLGYPVLQTADIVLYDADTVPVGIDQLPHLELSREIVRRFNRFFGELLVEPRPYLSEAPKLPGLDGRKMSKSYGNCIYLSDSKEEVEKKVRSMVTDPARVRKTDPGHPEVCTVYAYHKMFTPEEKVKEIEEACRKGEIGCVQCKKLLAQNINSFLEPIRSKREELLSDRDSLIDIFREGSKRASEIARKKMKEIKKAVNFLV; from the coding sequence ATAAAGAGAGTTCTCTCTGGAATGAGGCCGACTGGGAAGTTACACCTTGGAAATTACTTTGGAGCTCTAAAACCGTGGCTGGAGCTCCAGGATAGGGCAGAGAGCTTCTTCTTCATAGCCGACTGGCACGCAATAACTACCTCTTACCAAGATACGAGAGATTTGGCCGAAAATACGGTTCAGATGATGGCCGACTGGCTTGCCTGCGGTCTTACTCCCGAAAAGAGTACACTCTTCGTTCAGAGCTGGATTAAAGAACACGCAGAGCTCCACCTGCTCCTTTCAATGATTACTCCCGTCAGGTGGCTTGAGAGGAACCCGACCTACAAAGAGATGATGGAGAACCTCAAGGACAGGGAAATTGCAACTTACGGTTTTCTAGGCTATCCTGTTCTGCAGACTGCCGATATAGTTCTCTACGATGCCGATACTGTTCCGGTTGGAATAGACCAGCTTCCTCACCTGGAGCTCTCCAGGGAAATTGTAAGGAGGTTTAACAGGTTCTTCGGGGAGCTCTTGGTTGAGCCTAGGCCTTACCTTTCTGAAGCTCCTAAGCTTCCCGGCCTTGACGGTAGGAAGATGAGTAAGTCCTATGGGAACTGTATTTACCTTTCAGACTCTAAGGAAGAAGTTGAGAAGAAAGTTCGTTCAATGGTTACTGATCCTGCAAGGGTGAGGAAGACAGATCCTGGCCATCCTGAAGTTTGCACAGTTTACGCCTACCATAAAATGTTTACTCCCGAAGAGAAGGTTAAAGAGATTGAGGAGGCCTGCAGGAAGGGAGAAATAGGATGCGTTCAGTGTAAGAAACTCCTTGCTCAGAATATCAACTCCTTCCTTGAACCGATAAGGAGTAAAAGGGAGGAGCTCCTATCAGATAGGGATTCTCTAATTGATATCTTTAGAGAGGGCTCAAAGAGGGCTTCTGAGATTGCCAGGAAAAAGATGAAAGAGATTAAGAAGGCGGTGAACTTCCTTGTGTAA
- a CDS encoding peptidoglycan D,D-transpeptidase FtsI family protein, whose translation MRLFILFKELLSKLYGFLKPFKEDRLNYFFFMSLLLVIIFTWRIFDLSYFSKEKWLKLASSQFTGIFKLSSERGEILDRNGSLLAASLKVISFYLRPTEIKDWELFKEIIKGKPSVIEQYAQKSGIGEKRISKILETLKPLSVISDEELRKAYEKKYTVVVTKSGKKIKVPFVWLKKDVPEDPKEVKRAVRTALRIYYTLSGENRFRKKHPDLIGFLTEYVRVYPYQVGSTVVGITNKFGEGLYNLEYLLEKENVITGDVLKLSGEKDVQGKVYLGKEATVFLRKKKGNNVELTIDGNLQYIFEKTVEKYGNKWHPNFINAVLMDPNSGEVLAATSWPYYKYGQKRTKENLKHLIPRFITSPYEPGSVMKPLVLAAALNEGLITKDTVFHCPPTMKVGNKVFKNEFHGRDVKLRAWEIIEYSDNVGIIQVAQLLGKRKLYQYYRNFGFGKRTGIELPGESPGILRNWKKWRDVDFATLSFGHNISVTTLQLAAAYSTLVNGGIYYKPRILKAVIDEKGKVVKEFQPVKLRRVISDRTSKVMRRILTMVVEGGTGVGTKLVNFYIGGKTGTAVKYDPKIGGYNRSKITATFAGAFPITNPRYVLVVTVDEPKVPKNMLWASKIAVPLFKELAQRVLLYERTPPDKREYRVKPGGEITYTEINRDFILTNGLEQKKK comes from the coding sequence ATGAGGCTTTTTATCCTCTTTAAGGAGCTCCTTTCAAAGTTATACGGCTTCCTCAAACCCTTTAAAGAAGATAGGCTCAACTACTTCTTCTTTATGAGCCTCCTTTTAGTAATTATCTTTACGTGGAGGATATTTGACCTTTCATACTTTAGCAAGGAAAAGTGGTTAAAACTGGCCTCATCCCAGTTTACAGGGATATTTAAACTCTCAAGTGAAAGGGGAGAGATTTTAGACAGGAACGGAAGTTTACTTGCAGCGAGCTTAAAAGTAATCTCCTTTTACCTAAGGCCAACAGAGATTAAAGACTGGGAGCTCTTTAAGGAAATAATTAAGGGAAAACCTTCCGTAATTGAGCAGTACGCCCAGAAGTCGGGGATAGGTGAAAAGAGGATTTCCAAAATCTTAGAGACCCTTAAACCGCTATCCGTTATCTCAGATGAGGAGCTCCGAAAGGCCTATGAAAAGAAGTACACGGTAGTTGTAACTAAAAGCGGCAAAAAGATCAAAGTTCCCTTTGTTTGGCTGAAGAAGGACGTTCCTGAAGACCCCAAAGAAGTTAAAAGGGCAGTAAGAACTGCACTAAGAATTTACTACACCCTATCTGGAGAGAACAGGTTTAGAAAAAAACACCCGGACCTTATTGGATTTTTAACAGAGTACGTAAGAGTTTACCCCTACCAAGTTGGCTCAACTGTAGTTGGGATAACCAATAAGTTTGGAGAAGGTCTCTACAATCTTGAATACCTCCTTGAAAAGGAAAACGTTATAACTGGGGACGTCTTAAAACTCTCAGGAGAAAAGGACGTTCAGGGAAAGGTTTACTTAGGAAAGGAAGCAACTGTTTTCCTAAGGAAAAAAAAGGGGAACAACGTTGAGTTAACAATAGACGGGAACTTACAGTACATATTTGAAAAGACAGTTGAAAAGTATGGAAATAAGTGGCATCCAAACTTTATAAACGCCGTCCTTATGGACCCTAACAGCGGTGAAGTTTTAGCCGCAACCTCCTGGCCTTACTACAAGTACGGCCAAAAGAGGACAAAGGAGAATCTCAAGCACCTAATCCCAAGGTTCATTACTTCCCCTTACGAACCTGGCTCAGTTATGAAGCCTCTCGTTCTAGCGGCAGCCCTTAACGAAGGCTTAATAACGAAGGATACAGTTTTTCACTGCCCTCCCACAATGAAAGTGGGAAACAAAGTCTTTAAAAATGAGTTCCACGGAAGGGACGTAAAACTAAGGGCTTGGGAGATTATCGAGTACTCAGACAACGTTGGAATAATTCAGGTTGCCCAGCTCCTCGGAAAAAGGAAACTATACCAGTACTACAGGAATTTCGGCTTTGGTAAGAGGACGGGGATAGAGCTCCCCGGAGAAAGCCCCGGAATTTTACGCAACTGGAAAAAGTGGAGGGACGTTGACTTTGCCACTCTCTCCTTCGGACACAACATATCGGTAACTACACTCCAGCTCGCTGCAGCCTACTCTACTTTAGTAAACGGAGGGATTTACTACAAACCTAGGATACTCAAAGCAGTTATTGATGAGAAAGGGAAGGTCGTTAAAGAGTTTCAACCTGTTAAATTAAGGAGGGTTATATCTGATAGGACCTCAAAGGTGATGAGAAGGATCTTAACAATGGTTGTAGAGGGAGGAACAGGAGTAGGAACAAAACTCGTTAACTTCTACATCGGAGGAAAGACTGGAACCGCCGTAAAGTACGACCCTAAAATAGGAGGCTACAACAGGAGCAAGATAACAGCCACCTTTGCCGGTGCCTTCCCTATAACAAACCCCCGTTACGTTCTCGTTGTAACTGTAGATGAACCGAAAGTCCCCAAAAATATGCTCTGGGCAAGTAAAATTGCGGTTCCCCTCTTTAAAGAACTTGCCCAGAGGGTTTTGCTGTACGAAAGGACACCGCCGGATAAGAGGGAGTATAGGGTAAAACCTGGAGGGGAAATCACTTATACCGAAATTAACAGAGACTTTATACTTACTAACGGCCTTGAGCAGAAGAAAAAGTAG
- the infC gene encoding translation initiation factor IF-3, with protein sequence MSKKLEQTRVNERIRAREVLVIDEDGTKLGVMPTYKALEIAREKGLDLVEVSPNAKPPVCRIMDFGKYKYQMQKKMHEAKKKQKTVEVKTVKVRPKTDEHDLQVRIKQTRKFLEKGNKVKAVVMFRGREQAHVEIGEAQLMKIYEAVQDIAEMEKKPKKEGRDMIMILAPKKK encoded by the coding sequence ATTAGTAAGAAGCTTGAACAAACGAGGGTAAACGAGAGAATCAGAGCAAGGGAAGTTCTCGTTATTGATGAAGACGGAACAAAACTCGGAGTAATGCCTACCTATAAAGCCCTTGAAATTGCCAGGGAAAAGGGGCTTGACCTGGTGGAGGTCTCTCCTAACGCAAAACCTCCGGTTTGCCGTATTATGGACTTTGGAAAGTACAAGTACCAGATGCAAAAGAAGATGCACGAAGCAAAGAAGAAGCAGAAAACGGTTGAAGTCAAAACTGTAAAGGTCCGCCCGAAAACCGACGAACACGACCTCCAGGTAAGGATAAAACAGACGAGAAAGTTCCTTGAGAAGGGGAACAAGGTAAAGGCTGTCGTTATGTTTAGAGGAAGGGAGCAGGCACATGTTGAGATTGGAGAAGCCCAGCTCATGAAGATATACGAAGCTGTTCAGGATATTGCAGAGATGGAGAAAAAGCCCAAGAAAGAAGGCAGAGACATGATAATGATACTTGCACCTAAGAAAAAATAG